The following are encoded in a window of Bacteroidota bacterium genomic DNA:
- the nusG gene encoding transcription termination/antitermination protein NusG, whose translation MTEPQATTLKWYALKTYTGHESKVKAFLEDEMKRRGFSERVPEVVIPNEKVYEVREGKKRTKTKSFLPGYILIEAALDKKLIDLILSVPGVVSFVGPTKTQPTALQPDEMRRILGKVEEKRGMESPEIRYYLGQPVKVIDGPFSGFGAQIKEVNEDKQKLKVEVSIFGRKTPVELDYAQVEAE comes from the coding sequence ATGACCGAGCCTCAAGCGACCACCCTCAAATGGTATGCGCTCAAGACCTATACCGGTCATGAGTCCAAAGTCAAGGCCTTCCTCGAAGACGAGATGAAGCGCCGCGGCTTTTCCGAGCGTGTGCCCGAAGTCGTAATCCCGAACGAAAAAGTCTATGAAGTTCGCGAAGGCAAAAAGCGGACGAAGACCAAGAGCTTCCTGCCCGGTTACATTCTCATCGAGGCCGCACTCGATAAGAAGCTGATCGATCTCATTCTCTCGGTGCCGGGTGTCGTGAGTTTTGTCGGTCCAACCAAGACCCAGCCCACCGCATTGCAGCCGGATGAGATGCGACGCATCCTCGGCAAGGTCGAGGAGAAGCGCGGTATGGAATCGCCTGAGATTCGCTATTATCTTGGCCAGCCGGTCAAGGTGATCGATGGACCATTCTCCGGATTCGGCGCGCAGATCAAAGAGGTCAACGAAGACAAACAAAAGCTCAAAGTCGAAGTCTCGATCTTTGGCCGCAAGACACCGGTCGAACTGGACTACGCCCAAGTCGAAGCAGAGTAA
- the secE gene encoding preprotein translocase subunit SecE has translation MAETTAIAPGTQKPNLGKKSFSFFNDVAREMRKVSWPKRAELQDATVITLVLCVLLSIFTFGVDKIFETVIRTIFNLF, from the coding sequence ATGGCTGAAACAACTGCAATCGCTCCAGGGACCCAGAAGCCAAACCTTGGCAAGAAGTCCTTTTCCTTTTTCAACGACGTCGCCCGCGAAATGCGCAAGGTCTCCTGGCCCAAGCGCGCCGAGCTCCAAGATGCGACCGTAATCACTCTCGTGCTGTGTGTCCTGCTTTCGATCTTCACGTTCGGCGTGGACAAGATATTCGAGACGGTCATTCGCACGATATTCAACTTATTCTAA
- the rpmG gene encoding 50S ribosomal protein L33, whose amino-acid sequence MRDIITLECTSCKSRNYSATKNKRKQSGRVEYTKYCSRCNKRTPHKESK is encoded by the coding sequence ATGAGAGACATCATTACACTCGAGTGCACCAGTTGCAAGTCGCGGAATTACTCGGCGACGAAGAACAAACGGAAACAGTCTGGCCGCGTGGAGTACACCAAGTACTGCTCGCGCTGCAACAAGCGCACGCCGCACAAAGAATCGAAGTAA